In Cyanobacterium stanieri LEGE 03274, the following proteins share a genomic window:
- the lpxA gene encoding acyl-ACP--UDP-N-acetylglucosamine O-acyltransferase: MTVIHPTAIIDKKAELDSTVTVEPNAVIGAGVKIGANTVIGANVVIQGHTEIGTDNKIYPGAAIGLDPQDLKYKGAITGLKIGDRNLIREFVTLNRATEEGEYTIIGNDNLLMAYVHVAHNCIIKDRVVIANSVSLAGHVQVDSKAVIGGMLGVHQFVHIGTMAMLGGMSRIERDVPPFMLVEGNPSRVRALNSVALKRNNFSPEEIKELKQAYRLLYRSGLTLAQALDKLSTMVNNDKIQTLYDFMVTSSTNPSRRGPIPGNKK; encoded by the coding sequence ATAACCGTGATACATCCTACAGCGATTATTGATAAAAAGGCAGAATTAGATTCTACTGTCACCGTTGAACCCAATGCCGTAATTGGGGCAGGAGTAAAAATTGGGGCAAACACCGTCATCGGTGCTAATGTAGTTATTCAAGGTCATACAGAAATTGGCACAGATAACAAAATCTACCCCGGGGCGGCCATTGGTTTAGATCCTCAAGATTTAAAATATAAAGGAGCGATAACAGGACTAAAAATAGGCGATCGCAACTTAATCCGTGAATTCGTAACCCTAAATCGAGCCACAGAAGAAGGAGAATACACCATCATCGGTAACGATAATTTACTAATGGCCTATGTCCATGTCGCCCACAACTGCATCATCAAAGATAGGGTAGTTATCGCCAACTCCGTTAGTTTAGCAGGTCATGTACAAGTGGATTCCAAAGCCGTCATCGGTGGAATGTTAGGAGTACATCAGTTTGTCCACATTGGTACTATGGCAATGTTAGGGGGTATGAGTCGCATCGAAAGAGATGTACCACCATTTATGTTAGTGGAAGGAAACCCATCAAGGGTAAGGGCTTTAAACAGCGTTGCCCTAAAAAGAAATAACTTTAGCCCAGAAGAAATCAAAGAATTAAAACAAGCCTATCGCCTTTTATACCGTTCAGGGTTAACCCTTGCTCAAGCCCTTGATAAATTATCCACCATGGTAAATAACGATAAAATTCAAACTCTTTACGATTTTATGGTTACCTCAAGTACCAATCCATCTCGCCGAGGGCCAATCCCAGGTAATAAAAAATGA